One genomic region from Yersinia canariae encodes:
- a CDS encoding glycoside hydrolase family 1 protein, whose protein sequence is MKYLFPDNFWWGSASSALQTEGESLHGGKSPTTWDAWYASQPSRFHQQIGPNETSTFYRHWQQDIALLKQLNHNSFRTSLSWSRLIPNGVGAVNPEAVTFYNNVIDELLAQGITPFITLFHFDMPMAMQEIGGWENREVIEAWKHYAQVCFELFGDRVKHWFTFNEPIVPVEGGYLYDFHYPNVVDFRRAATVAYHTVLAHATAVKAYRAGQYEGEIGIVLNLTPSYPRSQNPADLKAAEYADLLFNRSFLDPALRGEYPQELIDLLCDYDQMPVRLQGDKALIAEGKIDLLGINYYQPRRVKCRDSAVNPQAPFMPEWLFDAYEMPGRKMNPYRGWEIYEAGIYDILTNLRLNYGNPRCFISENGMGVENEERFLQDGKINDQYRIDFVSDHLKWLHKGISEGCHCLGYHMWTFIDNWSWCNGYKNRYGFVQLDLSSQKRTVKKSGEWFATTAANNGFD, encoded by the coding sequence ATGAAATATCTATTTCCAGATAACTTCTGGTGGGGCAGTGCCAGCTCTGCACTGCAAACTGAGGGGGAAAGCCTGCACGGTGGCAAAAGCCCTACGACTTGGGATGCCTGGTACGCCAGTCAACCGTCGCGCTTTCATCAGCAGATTGGCCCGAATGAAACATCAACATTCTATCGCCACTGGCAGCAGGATATTGCGCTACTCAAGCAACTGAATCACAACAGTTTTCGTACATCACTGAGTTGGTCGCGCTTGATTCCAAATGGTGTTGGTGCAGTTAATCCTGAAGCTGTCACCTTCTATAACAATGTGATAGACGAACTGTTGGCCCAAGGTATTACGCCCTTTATTACCCTGTTCCACTTTGACATGCCGATGGCGATGCAAGAGATAGGCGGCTGGGAAAACCGTGAAGTGATTGAGGCCTGGAAGCACTATGCGCAAGTGTGCTTTGAACTGTTCGGTGACCGGGTTAAGCATTGGTTTACCTTTAATGAGCCAATCGTTCCGGTGGAAGGCGGCTATCTGTATGACTTCCACTATCCCAATGTGGTGGATTTTAGGCGAGCCGCCACAGTGGCATACCACACAGTGCTAGCGCATGCGACGGCAGTTAAAGCTTATCGCGCCGGTCAGTATGAGGGGGAAATTGGGATTGTGCTGAACCTAACACCTTCATACCCACGTTCGCAGAATCCTGCGGATCTGAAAGCGGCCGAGTATGCAGATCTATTGTTTAACCGCAGTTTCCTTGACCCGGCATTACGTGGTGAATATCCGCAGGAACTGATTGATTTATTGTGTGATTACGACCAAATGCCGGTACGACTGCAAGGGGATAAAGCCCTCATTGCTGAGGGAAAAATCGATCTGCTGGGTATCAATTACTATCAGCCACGGCGGGTAAAATGCCGTGACAGCGCGGTAAATCCACAGGCCCCTTTTATGCCGGAATGGCTGTTTGACGCCTACGAAATGCCTGGCCGTAAAATGAATCCTTACCGTGGCTGGGAAATTTATGAAGCCGGAATTTACGATATCTTGACTAATTTACGGCTTAATTACGGTAATCCGCGCTGCTTTATTTCCGAAAATGGTATGGGCGTAGAAAATGAAGAGCGTTTTTTACAAGACGGAAAAATTAACGACCAATATCGAATAGATTTTGTTTCTGATCATTTGAAATGGCTACATAAAGGAATAAGTGAAGGCTGTCATTGTCTCGGCTACCACATGTGGACATTTATTGATAATTGGTCTTGGTGTAATGGATATAAGAATCGTTATGGCTTTGTTCAATTAGATTTATCGAGCCAGAAACGCACAGTTAAAAAAAGCGGAGAATGGTTTGCCACTACCGCTGCTAATAATGGTTTTGATTAA
- a CDS encoding PTS sugar transporter subunit IIB: MFKIMLCCSAGMSTSMLVRKMRTVAEERGIPVEIDAFGVSEFDTQFPRYQVVLLGPQVKYMLGMLSEKAAAHGIPVQSIDMMDYGMQRGDKVLDYALSLINATH, from the coding sequence ATGTTCAAGATTATGTTGTGTTGTTCCGCCGGTATGTCCACCAGCATGCTGGTGAGGAAGATGCGGACAGTTGCCGAGGAAAGAGGAATACCTGTCGAGATTGATGCTTTTGGCGTATCTGAATTTGATACTCAGTTTCCACGCTATCAGGTAGTTCTGCTCGGGCCGCAAGTGAAATACATGTTAGGTATGCTCTCAGAAAAGGCCGCTGCTCACGGTATTCCCGTTCAGTCCATAGATATGATGGATTACGGAATGCAGCGCGGCGATAAAGTCCTGGACTATGCACTGTCGCTCATTAACGCGACCCACTAA
- a CDS encoding protein-disulfide reductase DsbD family protein, whose protein sequence is MLNLSKTALFCLLLLWMPALWAADSGWLVSGQNDHAKVRIRTEPSAGSETRMLLNIQLEKGWKTYWRSPGEGGIAPTITWSTPLDAVKWYWPVPQRFDVSGISTQGYHEQAVLPIVISGKVPNTLSGILTLSTCSNVCILTDYPFSLDVTSAVSAESQQQFEHDFAQAMGQVPIANALTQHIQAGFSQGEVQILAQRDEGWQQPELFFDTLEDVDLGKPIVTVQGNQLSVRVSATDGWGEGTGDLRGKQLTLVMTDAGLAQEATVTIGQALTLPQSTSTFWSWVLMALAGGLILNLMPCVLPVLAMKLSSILQTEHQTRRQVRWQFLASSAGIITSFWLLALLMTALRLGNHALGWGIQFQNPWFIGFMVLVTALFTANLFGLFEIQLSSSLNTRIAAPRVEKPGAHGMAGHFGQGALATLLATPCSAPFLGTAVAFALAAPLPALWGIFTALGVGMSLPWLAVAAWPKLALCLPRPGRWMNHLRIAMGVLMLASSLWLLSLMTSHVGLQTVMVTAGILLLALLLAIGWRYGARIAAIVSLIAVLIVGGLLLAGSLTADLWRKPLRDNIPWQPLTESAIKKALTEHKRVFVDVTADWCVTCKVNKIHVLMRDDVQQALQAPDVVALRGDWTRPSADITAFLRERGSVAIPFNQIYGPQQPQGVVLSPLLDRDVLLKVLADAKGNEK, encoded by the coding sequence ATGCTCAATTTAAGCAAGACAGCCTTGTTCTGTCTGTTGCTGCTATGGATGCCAGCTCTTTGGGCGGCAGATAGCGGCTGGCTGGTCAGTGGACAAAATGACCATGCCAAGGTTCGGATCCGTACCGAACCTTCTGCTGGCAGTGAAACCCGCATGCTACTTAACATTCAGTTGGAAAAAGGTTGGAAAACCTATTGGCGCTCGCCAGGGGAAGGGGGTATTGCCCCCACCATTACCTGGTCAACGCCTCTCGACGCGGTTAAATGGTATTGGCCTGTGCCGCAACGTTTTGATGTATCTGGGATTTCTACTCAGGGGTATCATGAGCAGGCCGTTCTGCCCATTGTGATTTCCGGCAAGGTTCCCAATACGCTTAGTGGAATATTGACCTTGTCGACGTGCAGTAATGTCTGCATTTTGACGGACTATCCGTTTAGTCTTGATGTGACCTCAGCCGTCAGTGCTGAAAGTCAGCAGCAATTCGAACATGATTTTGCCCAAGCAATGGGGCAGGTGCCGATTGCTAATGCGCTGACTCAGCATATTCAGGCCGGTTTTAGTCAGGGAGAAGTGCAAATACTTGCTCAGCGTGATGAAGGTTGGCAGCAACCTGAATTGTTTTTCGATACTTTGGAAGATGTCGATCTTGGCAAGCCTATCGTCACGGTGCAGGGCAACCAATTGTCGGTACGGGTGTCCGCTACTGACGGCTGGGGAGAGGGGACGGGAGACCTGCGTGGCAAGCAACTGACTCTGGTGATGACCGACGCGGGGCTGGCGCAAGAAGCCACGGTGACTATCGGGCAAGCACTGACTTTGCCGCAATCCACGAGCACGTTTTGGTCTTGGGTTCTCATGGCGTTGGCGGGTGGGTTGATTCTTAACCTGATGCCATGTGTGCTGCCGGTATTGGCGATGAAGCTTAGCTCAATTCTGCAAACTGAGCATCAAACTCGTCGTCAGGTGCGTTGGCAGTTTCTGGCCTCATCTGCCGGGATAATCACCTCATTTTGGTTATTGGCCCTGCTGATGACCGCTTTGCGTTTGGGTAACCATGCTCTTGGTTGGGGCATTCAATTCCAAAACCCGTGGTTTATCGGTTTTATGGTCTTGGTCACTGCGCTCTTTACCGCCAACCTGTTTGGTCTGTTCGAGATTCAGCTCTCTTCATCGCTAAATACCCGCATCGCCGCTCCCCGAGTTGAGAAACCGGGCGCGCATGGTATGGCGGGTCATTTTGGGCAAGGCGCTTTGGCGACCTTGTTAGCAACGCCGTGCTCTGCGCCTTTCCTTGGCACTGCCGTGGCTTTTGCGCTAGCGGCCCCTTTGCCAGCGCTGTGGGGAATCTTTACCGCGCTCGGTGTTGGGATGAGTTTACCGTGGCTGGCGGTGGCGGCGTGGCCCAAATTGGCATTGTGTTTACCGCGCCCTGGCCGCTGGATGAATCATCTGCGGATCGCGATGGGCGTGCTGATGCTGGCGTCCAGCTTGTGGTTACTGAGCTTGATGACCAGCCATGTTGGTTTGCAAACTGTCATGGTCACGGCCGGAATATTATTGCTGGCGCTGCTACTGGCTATCGGCTGGCGTTATGGTGCTCGCATTGCCGCCATTGTCAGTCTAATCGCCGTGCTGATTGTCGGAGGATTGCTACTGGCAGGATCGCTAACCGCCGATTTATGGCGCAAGCCGTTGCGTGACAATATCCCGTGGCAACCATTAACGGAGTCAGCCATTAAAAAAGCACTGACGGAGCACAAAAGAGTCTTTGTTGATGTTACCGCAGATTGGTGTGTGACCTGCAAAGTCAACAAGATACATGTGCTGATGCGCGATGATGTGCAACAGGCCCTGCAAGCGCCCGATGTGGTGGCATTACGCGGGGATTGGACACGTCCTTCTGCTGATATCACGGCATTTTTACGCGAGCGTGGCAGTGTTGCTATCCCGTTCAATCAAATTTATGGGCCACAGCAACCGCAGGGCGTCGTACTTTCTCCACTGCTGGACCGTGATGTTTTATTAAAAGTGTTGGCCGATGCTAAAGGAAATGAAAAATGA
- a CDS encoding DsbA family protein: MRILTVLLIALLSAPSWAAAPFTPEQEVRIKELIRETLIANPDILEQSVNAWQQQANDAQGQQLSQFIAANKQALYQDPGSPRFGATTPQLTLVSFTDYNCPFCKTFDPLLEKLVKEYPQVAVVIKPLPFKGESSVTSARLALTLWQQHPDQWMAFHQRLMAKKGFHDASSIAAAQKKTGVTAVEPSEQSLNVLRSNLKLADQLGIQGTPATLIGDQMVPGAISYEQLETIVKQQLAQAGK, from the coding sequence ATGAGAATTCTAACTGTGTTGTTGATTGCCTTACTTTCAGCGCCATCATGGGCCGCAGCCCCTTTTACCCCGGAACAAGAGGTGCGGATAAAAGAACTGATTCGTGAAACGCTGATAGCGAATCCGGATATTTTGGAACAATCGGTCAATGCCTGGCAGCAGCAAGCCAATGATGCGCAGGGGCAACAACTGAGTCAATTTATTGCGGCCAACAAGCAAGCCCTGTATCAAGACCCCGGTAGCCCTCGCTTTGGCGCGACAACCCCGCAACTGACTTTGGTTTCGTTCACCGACTACAATTGCCCCTTCTGCAAAACGTTTGATCCATTGCTGGAAAAACTGGTCAAAGAATATCCACAGGTGGCGGTAGTGATAAAACCGTTGCCATTTAAAGGGGAAAGCTCAGTGACCAGTGCGCGGCTGGCGTTGACCTTATGGCAACAGCATCCTGATCAATGGATGGCTTTTCATCAGCGTTTGATGGCGAAAAAGGGCTTCCACGATGCCAGCAGTATTGCTGCCGCACAGAAAAAAACCGGAGTGACTGCTGTGGAACCGAGTGAACAAAGTCTGAATGTGCTGCGCTCTAATCTGAAACTCGCTGATCAGTTAGGTATTCAGGGCACACCTGCCACCTTGATTGGCGACCAAATGGTGCCGGGCGCTATTTCTTACGAACAACTGGAGACGATAGTGAAACAGCAACTGGCGCAGGCGGGTAAATGA
- a CDS encoding PTS sugar transporter subunit IIC, whose product MSSLYQSMVAVIEQSITPLAGRLGQQKYVIAIRDGFTAALPFMIIGSFMLVFIFPPFSADTTMGFARSWLDFSQTYRAQLMLPFNLSMGVMTFFISVGVGASLGRQFNLDPVMTGLLAFMAFLLVAAPFADGKISTQYLSGQGIFTALITAIYSTRVYAALKQHNITIRLPKEVPTGVARSFEILIPVLVIIATLHPLNLFIESQTGMIIPEAIMHLLAPLVSASDSLPAMLLSVLLCQIFWFSGIHGSLIVTGIMSPFWMTNLAANQAALAVGATLPHIYLQGFWDHYLLIGGVGSTLPLAFLLLRSKVTHLRTIGKLGVVPSFFNINEPILFGAPIIMNPIMFIPFICVPMINAILAYSATKLGWLAQVVSLTPWTTPAPIGASWAANWAFSPVVMCLICMMVSAVIYLPFLRAYERSLLKTQVEKAQDTAPSLSDTVRSN is encoded by the coding sequence ATGAGTTCTCTCTATCAATCGATGGTTGCTGTTATTGAACAATCTATTACTCCGTTAGCCGGACGTCTCGGGCAGCAAAAATATGTTATTGCTATTCGTGATGGCTTTACCGCAGCACTGCCTTTCATGATCATCGGCTCATTTATGCTGGTGTTTATTTTCCCTCCATTCTCGGCTGATACCACGATGGGATTCGCCCGGTCATGGCTGGACTTCTCTCAGACCTATCGTGCTCAACTCATGCTGCCATTCAATCTGAGCATGGGGGTCATGACATTTTTCATTTCAGTCGGGGTAGGTGCCAGTCTGGGCCGACAGTTTAATCTCGATCCGGTAATGACTGGCTTACTGGCATTTATGGCCTTCTTACTCGTTGCTGCCCCCTTTGCCGACGGCAAAATCTCGACTCAGTATCTTTCTGGTCAAGGGATCTTCACTGCGCTGATTACCGCTATTTATTCCACCCGCGTTTATGCCGCATTGAAGCAACACAATATTACTATTCGCTTGCCGAAAGAGGTGCCAACCGGTGTTGCGCGCTCTTTTGAAATCCTGATCCCCGTACTGGTCATTATTGCCACACTGCATCCTCTCAATTTATTCATTGAATCGCAGACCGGCATGATCATTCCAGAAGCTATCATGCATTTACTGGCTCCATTAGTTTCTGCATCAGACTCTTTGCCAGCAATGTTACTGTCAGTATTGCTGTGCCAAATTTTTTGGTTCTCTGGTATTCACGGTTCACTGATTGTTACGGGCATCATGAGCCCTTTCTGGATGACCAATCTGGCTGCAAACCAGGCCGCACTAGCTGTCGGCGCAACATTACCGCATATCTATCTGCAAGGTTTTTGGGATCACTACTTACTGATTGGCGGCGTAGGTTCCACATTACCACTGGCATTCCTGTTGTTGCGGAGCAAAGTCACTCATTTACGCACCATTGGTAAATTAGGTGTAGTACCAAGCTTCTTCAATATTAATGAACCTATCTTGTTTGGTGCTCCAATCATTATGAACCCAATAATGTTCATACCTTTTATCTGCGTACCGATGATCAATGCCATTCTGGCTTATAGCGCAACTAAATTGGGATGGTTGGCTCAAGTGGTTTCCCTGACTCCGTGGACAACACCGGCTCCGATTGGTGCATCTTGGGCGGCAAACTGGGCCTTTAGCCCTGTAGTTATGTGCTTGATATGTATGATGGTTTCAGCCGTGATATATCTGCCATTCCTGCGTGCTTATGAACGTTCGTTGTTAAAAACCCAAGTGGAAAAAGCCCAGGACACCGCCCCATCACTGTCAGATACCGTCCGTAGCAATTGA
- the flk gene encoding flagella biosynthesis regulator Flk, which produces MQPLNGPGVPIASDRNVAAAKIPSPGQVEEKALTPAQRTTLEKLIVRIMALSPIKSAEIWAGLRHDLSLSSTSDLLARHFQPAEQLLQTRLSQAQENHANHQLRQQLTELLPQGNNRQAVSDFIRQQFGHTVLSQLSHSELQQVLVLLQSGTLNIPQPQLTTITDRPLLPAEHQHIQSLVAKLSAATGEQPAKIWQALFDMVGVKSNDPLPARHFQILSQFLQAKVALSQQTAPTLVNLQTALKQPADAQEQQLLIDYSQNRFQASPTTPLTQAQLNDIINILFTARLDRANAAQRLAEEQKTPQPLINPLIAALPQSLQPLLQKPSLAFVALIIVMAFLLAIFL; this is translated from the coding sequence ATGCAACCTTTGAACGGCCCAGGTGTTCCCATTGCCAGTGATCGCAATGTCGCCGCCGCAAAAATACCCTCTCCGGGCCAAGTGGAAGAGAAGGCATTAACGCCTGCCCAGCGCACCACGCTAGAAAAGCTGATTGTGCGGATCATGGCGCTAAGTCCGATAAAATCTGCCGAAATTTGGGCTGGTTTGCGCCACGATTTATCCCTTAGCAGCACCAGTGATTTACTCGCACGCCACTTCCAACCGGCGGAGCAATTGCTGCAAACTCGCTTGTCACAGGCTCAAGAAAATCACGCCAATCACCAATTGCGCCAACAGCTCACCGAGTTACTGCCGCAAGGCAATAACCGCCAGGCGGTCAGTGACTTTATCCGCCAGCAATTTGGCCACACGGTGTTGAGCCAGTTAAGCCATTCTGAATTACAACAGGTGCTGGTGTTACTGCAATCCGGCACACTGAATATTCCACAACCTCAGTTAACAACAATAACTGACAGGCCATTGTTACCTGCGGAGCATCAGCATATTCAGTCGCTGGTGGCGAAACTCAGTGCAGCAACGGGCGAGCAACCCGCCAAAATCTGGCAAGCGCTCTTTGATATGGTGGGAGTGAAAAGTAATGACCCACTGCCCGCGCGCCATTTTCAGATACTCAGCCAATTTTTACAGGCCAAAGTGGCTCTCAGCCAGCAAACTGCACCAACATTGGTTAATCTGCAAACCGCGCTAAAGCAGCCCGCGGATGCGCAGGAACAGCAGTTATTGATTGATTACAGCCAGAATCGTTTTCAAGCCAGCCCAACTACGCCGCTGACTCAAGCGCAGTTAAACGACATTATCAATATTCTGTTTACCGCCAGATTAGACCGGGCGAATGCCGCTCAGCGTTTGGCTGAAGAGCAAAAAACTCCACAGCCACTGATCAACCCGCTGATTGCCGCACTACCACAATCATTGCAACCTTTGTTGCAAAAACCGTCGCTGGCTTTTGTCGCGCTGATTATTGTCATGGCTTTTTTACTGGCTATTTTTCTTTAA
- a CDS encoding LacI family DNA-binding transcriptional regulator: protein MSTINDVSRLAGVSKATVSRVLSGSRGVKEASRLAVLKAVDELNYRPNVIAQSLLSQSTGCIGVICAQENINQTTGYLYALEKHLSQHQKHLLLRFANNKAEVMQALDELTCGLCDDVLIIGARFPLNLADDSIILVDCMDVDATNSIHFDHAFAAETACNYLIKQGRRKIALINPDTSGYVDEVLLGYKRALENNFLPFNRDLIFMDSTSSSVALQVLLNSSATLNFNALLVADEREAQSVIPQLQAFNKSVPDDIMVFSLAGSLHYPGVPTIPAIEYSMDAMAAKIVTWLNEKTKSVLGSYALRGDLIIPDMPGRK from the coding sequence ATGTCTACAATCAACGATGTATCACGTTTAGCTGGGGTTTCTAAAGCCACAGTATCACGGGTGTTGAGTGGTTCACGTGGCGTTAAGGAAGCTAGCCGCCTGGCCGTGTTAAAAGCGGTCGATGAACTCAATTATCGACCAAATGTTATCGCGCAATCATTATTAAGTCAGTCAACCGGCTGTATTGGCGTTATCTGTGCGCAGGAAAATATAAACCAAACAACCGGTTATCTGTACGCACTTGAAAAACATCTGAGTCAGCATCAAAAGCATCTGTTGTTGCGTTTTGCCAATAACAAAGCTGAAGTTATGCAGGCTCTGGATGAGTTGACCTGCGGTTTGTGTGATGACGTGCTGATCATTGGTGCTCGTTTTCCGCTCAATCTCGCGGACGACAGTATTATTCTGGTTGATTGTATGGATGTTGATGCTACCAACAGTATCCATTTCGATCATGCTTTTGCCGCCGAAACCGCCTGTAATTATTTAATAAAACAGGGCAGAAGAAAAATTGCCTTAATAAATCCGGATACCAGCGGGTATGTGGACGAAGTGCTCTTAGGCTATAAGCGAGCACTGGAAAATAACTTTTTACCTTTCAATCGTGACCTGATTTTTATGGATTCCACCTCTTCATCGGTTGCGTTGCAAGTGCTGCTTAATAGCAGTGCGACACTCAATTTTAATGCCTTACTGGTCGCTGATGAGCGGGAAGCACAAAGTGTTATTCCACAGCTCCAGGCATTTAATAAATCCGTTCCTGATGACATTATGGTATTTAGCCTAGCCGGGTCGTTACATTATCCGGGCGTTCCGACAATTCCTGCGATTGAATATTCGATGGATGCGATGGCGGCGAAAATAGTGACATGGCTTAATGAGAAAACCAAAAGTGTGCTGGGATCATATGCGTTACGTGGGGATTTAATTATTCCGGATATGCCCGGTAGGAAATGA
- a CDS encoding SLC13 family permease, whose amino-acid sequence MTPIATTHRAVKTVFRPFLKDRLLHILLILGIGLTAWMPTKISAFPQFIDWTTIVTLLGLMLLTKGVEVSGYFDFIGRKIINTLRTERHLALFLVMSAAVLSSFLTNDVALFIIVPLILTLKKISALPVSRLIIFSALAVNAGSLLTPIGNPQNILLWSRSELSFIGFTLQMAPLAGMILLTLLVVTWWRFPARIINKQASSPIYPYQSRLLLSCLALYVIFIICVDLGWASYGLLIVFAGLLLLARRVLLAIDWSLIVVFMAMFIDVRLLTELPGLQSLFGEIKTLSAGAAYMLGIGLSQVISNVPATILLLNYQPSSALVAYAVNIGGFGFALGSMANLIALRMAGEPAIWLKFHAYSLPFLFWSALVGWLLLVF is encoded by the coding sequence ATGACACCAATCGCTACTACTCATCGCGCAGTAAAAACTGTTTTCAGACCTTTTTTGAAAGACCGTCTGCTGCATATTTTATTGATTCTAGGTATTGGCCTGACGGCGTGGATGCCAACAAAAATTTCGGCTTTCCCACAGTTTATTGACTGGACAACTATTGTCACTTTATTGGGATTAATGTTACTGACTAAAGGGGTCGAAGTCAGTGGTTACTTCGACTTTATTGGCCGAAAGATCATTAATACATTACGCACAGAGCGGCATTTGGCACTGTTTTTAGTCATGTCAGCCGCAGTGTTGTCGTCTTTTCTGACAAATGATGTGGCACTGTTTATTATTGTTCCACTGATTTTAACGCTGAAGAAAATATCGGCTTTGCCTGTTTCCCGGCTGATTATTTTCTCTGCACTGGCAGTGAATGCAGGCTCGCTATTAACGCCGATCGGCAACCCTCAAAATATTCTATTATGGAGCCGCTCCGAGCTGTCGTTTATTGGCTTTACTCTCCAAATGGCCCCGTTGGCGGGCATGATCCTGCTGACGTTACTGGTAGTGACTTGGTGGCGTTTCCCAGCACGGATTATCAATAAACAGGCCTCCAGCCCCATTTATCCTTACCAATCTCGCCTATTATTGAGTTGTTTGGCGTTATATGTGATTTTTATTATTTGCGTAGATTTAGGCTGGGCAAGCTACGGGTTATTGATTGTTTTTGCTGGTTTATTATTACTGGCAAGAAGGGTTTTACTGGCGATAGACTGGAGTTTGATAGTGGTCTTTATGGCGATGTTTATCGACGTACGCTTATTGACTGAATTACCTGGCTTGCAGTCACTTTTCGGCGAAATTAAAACTTTGTCGGCGGGGGCCGCTTATATGCTGGGCATCGGTTTATCCCAAGTCATCAGTAATGTTCCGGCGACCATTTTATTGCTTAATTATCAGCCCTCCAGCGCGCTGGTGGCCTACGCGGTTAATATTGGCGGTTTTGGTTTTGCATTGGGTTCTATGGCAAATTTAATTGCACTTAGAATGGCGGGCGAACCGGCCATCTGGTTAAAATTCCATGCTTATTCGTTGCCATTCTTATTTTGGAGCGCATTAGTCGGCTGGCTGTTATTGGTATTTTGA
- a CDS encoding copper resistance protein, whose product MFKRQRAAKWFLCLACLVILVCMTQRIASLHALEKNLLLTSSSQVVADGNDAPTPCELSAKSLLASPPVLFELAIFSLGLLLLLLVPIIPTSMRFPPPRVISPSGLRVHLRLCIFRE is encoded by the coding sequence ATGTTTAAACGACAACGCGCCGCAAAGTGGTTTCTCTGTCTGGCTTGCCTGGTCATACTGGTTTGTATGACACAACGCATTGCCAGCTTGCACGCGTTAGAAAAAAACCTCCTTTTGACATCGTCGTCACAGGTTGTTGCTGATGGCAATGACGCCCCAACACCTTGTGAGCTCAGCGCCAAGTCCCTGTTAGCATCACCACCGGTTTTGTTCGAATTAGCTATTTTCTCTCTCGGCCTGCTGTTGCTGTTGTTGGTGCCCATCATTCCAACCAGTATGCGGTTCCCTCCGCCCAGAGTCATATCACCCAGCGGTTTGAGGGTGCATCTGCGATTATGCATTTTTCGGGAATAA
- the agp gene encoding bifunctional glucose-1-phosphatase/inositol phosphatase, with the protein MIKVKTAYTLTLLAILLPASTHVMAQDKSDNYKLEQVLVMSRHGIRAPLVNYGDMLSSATPDKWPQWTTPGGYLTPKGAELEAMMGGYFREWLADTKLLKSTGCPAPTTVFTYANSLPRTIDTAQHFLFGAFPGCNVPVAHQKEIGKMDPVFNPIITLDITPEFKEKALASINQHAGPGGVAGLNKRLQPNYDLLSRVLDYKNSPACLIDKKCDWSTQPTDIVLVQNKEPGITGPLRLGTGASDAFMLQYYEGFPEKDVAWGRIQSSQEWRKLIDIKNLYHETLFGSPAIADNAAEKLVGFISSALDPIGEKTPNESAAQKAKLAVLVGHDSNIASLLAALKTKEYQLPDQYEKTPISGKVVFERWKDIKQNKELMKVEYIYLSTEQIRNKTPLSLQKPPKRVTLEIEGCPVDAKGFCSMDDFRKAIKQNTQI; encoded by the coding sequence ATGATAAAAGTAAAGACGGCGTATACCCTGACCTTATTGGCAATACTCCTACCTGCTTCAACCCATGTTATGGCTCAAGATAAAAGCGATAATTATAAGCTTGAACAGGTTTTGGTGATGAGCCGTCACGGTATCCGTGCACCGCTGGTGAATTATGGCGATATGCTTTCCAGTGCAACACCGGATAAATGGCCGCAATGGACCACCCCTGGGGGTTATCTGACGCCAAAAGGCGCAGAACTTGAGGCGATGATGGGTGGGTATTTCCGCGAGTGGTTAGCAGATACTAAATTATTAAAATCAACAGGATGTCCGGCACCCACGACGGTATTTACCTACGCCAACAGCTTGCCAAGAACAATTGATACTGCTCAGCATTTCTTATTTGGTGCTTTCCCCGGCTGTAATGTCCCTGTGGCCCACCAAAAAGAAATCGGCAAGATGGATCCGGTATTTAACCCGATCATTACGTTGGATATTACTCCGGAGTTTAAAGAGAAAGCGTTGGCGTCTATTAACCAACATGCAGGGCCGGGTGGAGTCGCGGGTTTAAATAAGCGTTTGCAACCTAACTATGATTTGCTGTCCAGAGTTTTAGATTATAAAAATTCACCAGCCTGCTTGATAGATAAGAAATGTGATTGGAGTACGCAGCCGACAGATATTGTATTAGTGCAAAATAAAGAACCGGGCATTACCGGCCCACTGAGATTGGGCACCGGTGCATCGGATGCTTTCATGTTGCAATATTATGAGGGGTTCCCGGAAAAAGATGTCGCTTGGGGACGAATTCAGTCTTCACAAGAGTGGCGCAAACTCATCGATATTAAAAACCTTTATCATGAAACCTTATTTGGTTCTCCGGCAATTGCGGATAATGCGGCCGAGAAGTTGGTCGGTTTTATCAGTTCAGCTCTTGACCCCATAGGTGAGAAAACGCCAAATGAATCAGCGGCACAAAAAGCTAAGTTGGCCGTTTTGGTCGGTCATGACTCCAATATTGCGTCTTTGTTAGCTGCGCTGAAAACAAAAGAATATCAATTACCCGATCAGTATGAGAAAACGCCTATCAGCGGCAAAGTGGTATTTGAGCGTTGGAAAGATATAAAACAAAACAAAGAGTTAATGAAGGTTGAATATATCTATCTGTCGACTGAACAAATCCGGAATAAAACACCACTGTCACTTCAAAAACCACCAAAAAGAGTCACATTAGAAATCGAAGGCTGCCCAGTGGATGCTAAAGGATTCTGTTCAATGGATGATTTTAGAAAAGCAATAAAACAAAATACCCAAATCTAG